One region of Pseudomonas sp. B21-040 genomic DNA includes:
- a CDS encoding phage tail sheath subtilisin-like domain-containing protein — protein MPAQLSYPGVYIEELPSGVRTITGVATSVAAFAGSAPRGPINKAQHLFSFADYERRFGGLAVDSEMGYAVRQFFQNGGTEAYVVRIVKDASTASKTLQNTNPIDVLKVEALDEGAAGNGIEVRVDHLTINPGSSFNITFIRASDGRAERFENLSMNSMDARYVLDQVNAVSQLVNVSRVVGQAALDGLAAGTSRGASLADVTTLLDANHNEFRVSVNNLPPVKVLIALPADIAGGTPTQRLDSLCGAIQAKVRAQANSQLAYQNFTCGRPAATQTILMTSGVGGEFSSVRVLPGQKSNASAALKLGSEAGGVEVDAVGAIRPVPVPDPATLTSDTFAANDLDALPDATHTGLRISLDGNSDVIDIGDAGAAGANLAAKLTDVAARIQAAVRARKPGDPAYRNFTCAVAGSTLVLATGTQGAASSIAVSDSPLNSIASQLHLLAGSLTTQPVNVTLQGGSETAYAAADIYSAFIADRDTRKGLYALEEVDLFNILCLPGITDTGVLMDAAAYCEERRAFFVIDSPPTAVDPQQMVATVSGTALPKSDHAAVYYPWVYIADPLKNGKLRLSAPCGTVAGLYARTDGDRGVWKAPAGTEASLIGVQALNYQLNDRENGSLNPLGVNCLRSFPVYGAVSWGARTLRGADQMTSEYKYVPVRRLALFLEESLYRGTQWVVFEPNDEPLWAQIRLNLGAFMNSLFRQGAFQGKTPREAYLVKCDRETTTQDDINRGVVNILVAFAPLKPAEFVVIRIQQLAGQIQV, from the coding sequence ATGCCTGCCCAACTCAGCTATCCAGGCGTCTATATCGAAGAACTTCCCAGCGGCGTGCGGACCATTACCGGCGTCGCGACCTCGGTGGCTGCCTTTGCCGGTTCGGCGCCACGCGGGCCGATCAACAAAGCCCAGCACCTGTTCAGTTTCGCCGATTACGAGCGGCGCTTCGGCGGCTTGGCAGTGGATTCCGAGATGGGTTATGCGGTCCGGCAGTTCTTCCAGAACGGCGGTACTGAGGCCTACGTGGTGCGTATCGTCAAGGACGCCAGTACAGCCAGCAAAACCTTGCAGAACACAAACCCGATCGATGTACTGAAGGTCGAAGCGCTGGACGAAGGCGCTGCGGGTAACGGTATCGAAGTACGGGTGGATCACCTCACCATCAACCCTGGTAGCTCATTCAACATCACGTTCATCCGCGCCTCGGATGGACGCGCCGAACGCTTTGAAAATCTGTCAATGAACTCGATGGACGCCCGCTACGTGCTGGATCAGGTCAATGCGGTTTCTCAGTTGGTCAACGTGAGTCGGGTGGTCGGTCAGGCAGCACTGGACGGGTTGGCAGCCGGCACTTCGCGTGGTGCCAGTCTGGCCGATGTGACGACCCTGCTGGACGCCAATCACAACGAGTTTCGGGTCAGCGTGAACAATCTGCCGCCGGTCAAGGTGCTGATCGCGCTGCCGGCGGATATCGCCGGTGGTACGCCGACCCAGCGTCTGGATTCACTGTGTGGTGCAATCCAGGCCAAAGTCCGGGCCCAAGCGAACAGCCAACTGGCCTACCAGAACTTCACCTGTGGGCGGCCGGCCGCTACGCAAACGATCCTGATGACGTCCGGTGTCGGCGGTGAGTTCTCCAGTGTGCGGGTGCTGCCCGGGCAGAAAAGCAATGCCAGTGCTGCGCTCAAACTTGGCAGTGAAGCAGGTGGAGTGGAGGTCGATGCGGTCGGGGCAATCCGTCCGGTGCCGGTGCCTGATCCTGCGACCCTGACCAGCGATACCTTCGCTGCCAACGACCTGGATGCTCTGCCAGATGCGACCCACACGGGCCTTCGCATCAGCCTCGATGGCAATTCCGATGTGATCGATATTGGTGACGCGGGGGCGGCTGGCGCCAATCTGGCCGCCAAACTGACGGACGTCGCCGCGCGGATTCAGGCTGCGGTGCGTGCGCGTAAACCGGGAGATCCCGCCTACCGCAACTTTACCTGTGCAGTGGCCGGCAGCACCCTGGTCCTGGCCACCGGCACCCAAGGCGCGGCCTCAAGTATCGCGGTCTCGGATTCGCCGCTGAACAGCATCGCCAGCCAACTGCATTTGCTGGCGGGCTCGCTGACCACCCAGCCGGTGAACGTCACCCTGCAAGGCGGCAGTGAAACAGCCTATGCCGCCGCGGATATCTATTCCGCCTTCATTGCGGACCGTGACACACGCAAAGGGTTGTATGCCCTGGAAGAAGTGGACCTGTTCAACATCCTCTGTCTGCCGGGTATCACCGACACCGGCGTGCTGATGGATGCAGCGGCTTACTGTGAGGAACGCCGGGCATTCTTCGTGATCGACTCGCCACCAACCGCTGTCGATCCGCAGCAGATGGTGGCGACGGTTTCCGGCACTGCGTTGCCAAAATCCGATCACGCCGCCGTCTACTACCCCTGGGTCTACATCGCCGATCCCCTGAAAAACGGCAAGTTGCGCCTGAGCGCACCCTGCGGAACCGTGGCCGGGCTTTACGCCCGCACCGATGGTGACCGTGGTGTCTGGAAGGCGCCGGCCGGCACTGAAGCCAGCCTGATCGGGGTACAGGCGCTGAACTATCAATTGAACGACCGCGAGAATGGCAGTCTCAACCCGCTGGGGGTCAACTGCCTGCGCAGTTTTCCGGTTTACGGCGCGGTGTCCTGGGGAGCCCGGACCCTGCGCGGGGCTGACCAGATGACCTCCGAATACAAATACGTGCCGGTGCGCCGACTGGCCCTGTTCCTGGAAGAAAGCCTGTATCGCGGCACTCAATGGGTGGTGTTCGAGCCCAATGATGAGCCGCTCTGGGCGCAGATCCGGCTCAACCTCGGCGCCTTCATGAACAGCCTGTTCCGCCAGGGCGCCTTCCAGGGCAAAACGCCGCGCGAGGCCTATCTGGTCAAGTGCGATCGTGAAACCACCACCCAGGACGACATCAATCGCGGCGTGGTGAATATCCTGGTGGCTTTCGCTCCGCTGAAACCGGCGGAGTTCGTGGTGATCAGGATCCAGCAGCTGGCTGGGCAAATTCAGGTGTGA
- a CDS encoding phage tail protein, which translates to MAQFTVNAQRFDPYKNFKFRVKWDGRYVAGISKVSALKRTTEVVKHREGGDPSSSRKSPGRTEFEAITLERGVTHDADFERWANKVWNFASGLGAEVSLKDFRKDIIIELYNEAGQLALAYKVFRCWVSEFQSLPDLDANANAVAIARLKLENEGWERDYEVVEPSEPSFNEPN; encoded by the coding sequence ATGGCTCAGTTCACGGTCAACGCCCAGCGTTTCGATCCTTACAAAAACTTCAAATTCCGCGTCAAGTGGGACGGTCGCTATGTCGCCGGCATCAGCAAGGTATCGGCACTCAAGCGCACCACTGAAGTGGTCAAACACCGCGAGGGCGGTGACCCCAGCAGCAGCCGCAAATCGCCGGGGCGCACCGAGTTCGAGGCGATCACCCTGGAACGTGGGGTGACCCACGATGCCGATTTCGAGCGTTGGGCGAATAAGGTCTGGAACTTCGCTTCCGGCTTGGGCGCGGAGGTGTCGCTCAAGGATTTTCGCAAGGACATCATCATCGAGCTATACAACGAGGCCGGCCAATTAGCCCTGGCGTACAAGGTGTTCCGCTGCTGGGTCAGCGAGTTTCAGTCGCTGCCGGACCTGGACGCCAATGCCAACGCCGTCGCCATCGCCCGTCTGAAGTTGGAAAACGAAGGCTGGGAGCGCGATTACGAGGTGGTCGAACCGAGCGAACCAAGCTTCAACGAGCCGAACTGA
- a CDS encoding Rieske (2Fe-2S) protein, whose amino-acid sequence MITITLCQLDDIADGGALGLPQHQQLHPAGLVAVRQGQQVWVYVNRCPHFSVPLDYRPLEFCTYRGKVLMCAHHSAMFRFDDGQCIDGPCKGAQLESVPVRWVENHLLMDIEHEGDRMQGG is encoded by the coding sequence ATGATCACCATCACGTTGTGCCAACTCGACGACATCGCGGACGGCGGCGCCCTGGGCCTGCCGCAGCACCAGCAACTGCATCCGGCCGGGTTGGTGGCAGTGCGCCAAGGTCAGCAGGTGTGGGTGTACGTCAACCGCTGCCCGCATTTCTCGGTGCCTCTGGATTATCGGCCACTGGAATTTTGCACCTATCGCGGCAAGGTCCTGATGTGCGCGCATCACAGCGCTATGTTCCGTTTCGACGACGGGCAATGCATCGACGGCCCTTGCAAGGGCGCACAGTTGGAGTCGGTACCGGTGCGCTGGGTGGAAAACCACTTGCTCATGGACATCGAGCACGAGGGCGACCGGATGCAGGGTGGGTGA
- a CDS encoding lysozyme inhibitor LprI family protein, with product MKTLTALFTCLHVASVCAVTISCANAASPARTFKTSFDCADTKASVEKLICRDPQLAQMDIELMRLYRLALTDEHSVPPANKVMIDQQFWIEARNQCGSGPESKACVIRSYAERAYQLRQGSAIVRTKDPDRLTEGPQAFRCTGLSDLMTATFFNTQPGVVYLKLANSSITLSQVQSDFETRYTGKNYQGNYSFRQNENGVYFQKPGAGEVSCTAEPVG from the coding sequence ATGAAAACGCTCACGGCCCTTTTCACCTGCTTGCATGTTGCCAGCGTATGCGCGGTCACGATCTCCTGCGCGAATGCTGCGTCACCTGCGCGCACCTTCAAGACCAGCTTCGACTGCGCCGACACAAAAGCATCCGTCGAGAAACTCATCTGCCGCGATCCGCAACTGGCGCAAATGGATATTGAACTGATGCGTCTCTATCGACTGGCGCTCACGGATGAGCATTCGGTGCCGCCCGCAAACAAAGTCATGATCGACCAGCAGTTCTGGATCGAGGCCCGCAACCAGTGTGGTTCCGGGCCGGAGTCCAAGGCATGCGTGATCCGCAGTTATGCCGAACGTGCGTATCAGCTCCGCCAAGGCTCGGCCATTGTGAGAACCAAGGATCCAGACAGACTGACCGAAGGCCCCCAGGCGTTCCGTTGTACCGGGCTTAGCGACTTGATGACTGCGACATTTTTTAATACGCAGCCAGGCGTGGTTTACCTGAAATTGGCGAACTCCTCGATCACCCTGAGCCAGGTGCAAAGTGATTTTGAAACCCGATACACCGGCAAGAATTACCAGGGGAACTACAGCTTTCGGCAAAACGAAAACGGGGTCTATTTCCAGAAGCCTGGTGCCGGGGAAGTAAGCTGTACGGCCGAGCCGGTTGGTTGA